The following is a genomic window from Planctomycetia bacterium.
GGCCCTCGAGCATTATCCCAATGACGTCGATGCCCGGGTGCTGATGTCCGTGGTGCAGACCGTGCGGGGTCGCCCGTCGGAGGCCGAGCGCCTCGTCGCCGGGCTATCACTCACCCCCGCCCAGATCACCGACCAGATGTTTGCGCTCAGCGAACTGCTTCGCGCCGGCGGCAGGTATGCCGAGGCCGTCAGCGCCCTGGCCCGGGCGCGCGAGAGCGCTCCCGAAGATGTTACCATCCTGACACGGCTTGCCGAGACGTGCATCTTGGCCAAAGACCTGCCGCGCGCCATCGAGGCCTTTCGCGCGGCGATCGCGCAGACGCCGGCCGACGCGCGACTGTGGATGAGGCTGGGCATTTGTCTGGAGTCCCAGTCCGATGGCGCCGGGGCCATCGCCGCATACCGTGAAGCGGTCAGGATCAGCCCGGGCCTGTTCACGGTTCAGAACCAACTCGGAACGCTCCTCGCCAGACAGGGCGATTTCGCCGGCGCGAGGAAGTGCTTTGAGACGGCGCTGCGCATCCGGCCGGACTACGAGTCCGCCAAAGCCAATTTGGAACGACTCGGCCCCTCGGCAGAAAAAAAACAGTGACGTGCTAATCCACGAACAGTTGCTCGCCGCGCTGGTCCATCGAAATGGACTCCATCGACGCCGCCAGACGCATGCGCAGCACGGCATAAAGCGGGTCAGCAACGCTGCTTCGCTGCCAGCGATCGACAGGTGACTTGGCCGATCGCCAAGAGCCCGGCGTCAGCCACTTGGTCAGCGCCGCCCATTTTGAAACGCGCACGAAGCACTCGCCCAGCGCCTCAAGGTCGGCCCCCAGCACTCCCGCTGAGAGGTACCGCCGGCTCACCGTTCGATGAAGCGAGCGCGCGAGGATGCAGCCGATGTAATATCGAAACTCACGCGTGCGGTTGACATCGGCGTCGGGCAGATCGCTCAGTTGCAGGTCGTAAAGCTTCAGCAGAATCCGCCCCGCCTCGTAAGACGGCAATTGCCCCGTCAATAGCTCGTAGGCAATCATCCCCAGGGCATAGACATCGCAACGCGGCGTCAAGGCGCTCGGGCGGCCGCTGAGCTGTTCCGGGCTCGCATAGCGCGGGGTGCATGCCACCGGCCCGCCCTCCTCACGAAGAAACGGCAGCGGAATCGACATGACCTGCGAGATGCCGAAATCGAGAATCTTCGGCCGGCCCTCATCGTCGACGAGGATATTGCTCGGCTTGAGATCGAGGTGGATGATGCCGCGCTCGTGGGCATACTCGACGACCTCGCAGACGCGCGTCATTAGCGCCAGCCGCTCGCGCGAAGAGAGTCCACGCTCCCGGGCATAGTCGGTCAGCGGAACGCCGCGCACGTATTCCATCACGAAATAGGGCCGGGCATGAAAGGCGCTCTCGGTCATGTTCGCGTGAATCATCGAGGCGATGCCGGGATGATGGAGCCGCCGCATGATCTCGGCTTCAAACGCGAATCGCCGACGATCGGCCGCTTCGGACAGCGACGCACGCAGCACCTTGATCGCCACCGTCCGCCCGGATGTGACGTGTTTTCCCCGATAGACGACGCCCATCCCGCCCCGGCCCAGGACACACTCGACCCGATACTGATCGATGTACCTGAGGGATTTCATCGCCTCGTCGGCTTCGTCGATCGGGCTCCCGAATTCGTCGCGAAAAGTGGTGGTTCCCCCCGTAAAAGCGGGACCACACGGCGACTTCGGATCGGCGATCTCGTCAGGCGAGAAATACGGCATTAATGACTGAGCTTCGGCCCGAATCCTTTCGTCTCCACCGGCCGCGCGCGCGATGTACGCCGCCTGCTCCTCGCGCGGCAGTTGGGTGGCGGCGATCACAATCGCCTGCACCTTCTCATGAAACCGGGTTCGCACCTTGAGAGTCTCCCGACAATCGCCGGCCCAGCCAGGCCAGTGCATAGCGGAAGTCCTTCTCCACCGTGCTCGCGCTGACCCCGAGTATCGTCGCCACGTCCGCGTATTTCATGCCGCCGAACCAGTGGAGCATGACCACCTCGCGCAATCGGCTGCCTTCGACGCCAAGCTCTTCAACCGCCTGCGCCAGATCGAGAAGATCGATCGTCTGATTCTGCCAGTCGATGGAAACGTCTTCGAGCGGAATGCGCTTCCAACGACCCTTGGCCGGCTCGTCTGTTTGCGACTCATCCTCGACATCGGCCTTCGCCTCACTGGGCGCGGCCTCGTCCGGCGTGTTTTTCTTGATCAGAATGCCTGCGCCGCCGCGCTTCTGCGACTCCCTCGCCTTGATGTGGTCGACGACCACCTGCCAGACTTTTTTGGTGGCGATTGCCCGGAAGTGATGGGCGTCGTTCCACTGGTCCGGCGCATGGCGCATCAGGTGGATGCAGGCCTCGTTGACCAGCTCGGTGGGTTGCAGGGTAAATCCGGCGGGCTGCCGGCGAAAAAAGTGGGCCGCGGCCTGGCGAAGCTCGTCATAGACCTCGGGAATGAGGTCTTTCATCCCACGTCCGTCGCCCTGCATTGCCACACCTGCTCCCTTTGGCTTGCGGCCCCATGGCCCGTTCCGACGCCTTGCGGGTTCATCATAGCATTTTCGTATGGCTTCTTGAGCGGCCTTTTGCGATCGCGTGAACCCGGGCCTGGCACGACCGATGCCCTTTGGCACTCACCAATCGTATGGCCGATGATCGATTTCGGGCAAGATAATTCGGGTCAGAGAGTAGAGGGCTGCTTCGACGCAGATGATTGAATCCTGCTCCCCTCCGGATCGGGCCCGGGGCAATCCTGCGCTCCGGGCCCATCCGGGACTTATGCCCTTGCCTCGCCCCAACCTTCCTAAACGGCCGTTTCGCCCGGTTTCATCCCAATTCCGTTTTTCGATGATGGCTTTCTTCGAGGTTCTGCGAACTGAGTTACGGGTCGCCGGCTGCGATTTCCGGCGCCTGCCCGTTGAACTCAAATAAGGAGTGCCATCCATGAATCGATTCACCTGGACACTTAGCCTGACGATCTGTTTCGGAGCCTTTGCGGCCCAGACCCGGGGGCAGTTGATTGACGACTTCACCGACGGCGGCGTGGTCCTGAACTCGACGCAGGAAGTGATGGGCTACGAAAGTCCCTCGGCGGCGTTGGGCGGATGGCGGGCGTTTTCGTTCATTAACAACTACCAGTCCGGAACCCTGACCCTCGATGAAAACGTGGGGACGTTTCGCATCGACTCCACCGGACTCGGCCAGGTCAACCTCGGCTGGGGATGGCGCGTGACCCCCGGAGGCATGGTGGCGATTTCGACAAACCAACTTAATCAAGACTGGAGCGGCTACAGCGGCATTCGCTTTCACATCAGCCAGAGCATGACTCGACTTCGGCTACAGGCGCGGCTAGCCACCTCCGTCCCCGGCAGCAGTCGCTCCAGCGGCTCGCCCACCTTCACGATCACCACCACCGGCGCCAGCACCTTTGACATACCATTCACTTCGTTCTTGCCGACACTTGGCGACGGCGTCGTGATCAGCAACGTCGATTACGTGAGCGTCACCTTGTGGAACGGATTCGTCGGGAACACCGCCGCATTTGATCGCATCGAGCTGATCCCGAATCCCGAGGTGCCCGGCGACATCGACGGCGATGGTGACGTGGACCTGATTGACGCCGACCTCTTCGCGGCCGTCCTGACCGATCAGGATGTCGATCCGATGCACGTTGCCCGCAGCGATCTGAACAACGACGAATCCGTTGACGGACTGGATATTCAGCCCATGACGGCGGCGCTGCTGGATTCTTAATCGCCGCTGAAGACCGGTTTGGCGACTTCACTTGCCCCTCCCGGCGTGCTCCCTTCTAATCCCCCTTCCGCCCTGTATCGTAAGGGGTTGGATCTGCACCACTTGGAGACGCAAGCGTGAAAGCGGCTGAACTGGAGAAGCGAATTCGCAGCAAAAAGGCCGTGGTCGGCATCATGGGAATGGGCTACGTCGGACTGCCCCTGGCCCGGACCTTCGGCAACAGCGGGTTCACCTGTATTGGCTTTGATGTAGACCCGAACAAGGTCCGGATGCTCAACGCCGGCAAGAGCTATATCAAGCACATTCCCGATGCGATGATCGCCGGACTGAGGAAGGCCGGGCGCTTCCGGGCCACCGCGGACTTTCGGGAGCTGAGCAAGCCGGACGCCATCATCATCTGCGTCCCCACGCCCCTTTCCAAGACGCGCGACCCGGACATGACCTACGTCGAGTCGACGGCCCACGCCATCGCCAAGGAACTCCGCAAGGGGCAGCTCGTCATTCTCGAATCGACCACCTACCCCGGCACGACGCGCGAGCTGGTCATGCCCATCCTCGAAAAAGGAAGCGGGCTCAAGGCCGGCCGCGACTTCTTCCTGGCCTTCAGCCCGGAGCGCGAAGACCCCGGTCGGAAGGATTACTCGACCGAGACGATTCCCAAGGTCGTCGGCGGGCTGAACCCCACGAGCCGCAAACTCGCTGTGGCGCTCTATTCCGGCGCGATCCGCGCCGTGGTGCCGGTCGGGAGCTGCGAAGTCGCCGAGGCGGCGAAGATTCTGGAAAACGTCTATCGCTGCGTGAACATCGCGATGGTCAACGAGCTCAAGACGCTCTTCGACAAGATGGGCATCGATGTCTGGGAAGTGATCAACGCGGCCAAGACCAAGCCATTCGGCTTCTCCGCCTTTTATCCCGGCCCGGGCCTCGGCGGCCACTGCATCCCGATTGACCCGTTTTATCTCACGTGGAAGGCCCGGCAATACGGCGAGTCGACGCGCTTCATCGAGCTGGCCGGCGAGATCAACACCCGCATGCCGGAGTACGTCATCAGTCGACTGATGAACGCGATGAACGATCACGGCAAGGCGCTGAAGGGATCGAAGATCCTGGTGCTCGGCCTGGCCTACAAAAAGGACGTCGACGATATCCGCGAGAGTCCGAGCATCGAGTTGATTCATCTTCTCTGGAAGCACGGCGCGAAGGTGGACTACAACGATCCGCACGTGCCCAAGACGCACAAGGGGCGCGAGCACGACCTGGGCATGAAGAGTGTCCCGCTCACCGCGGCCCAGCTCAAGAAGTACGACGCGGTGATCATCTCCACCGATCATTCGGCCTACGACTACGCCATGATCGTGAAGAACTCCAAGCTGGTGATCGACACCCGCAACGCAACGGTGAACGTGCGACAGGGCCGCGCCAAGATCGTCAAGGCCTGACGACCGGGCGGCTCTGATTCGCCAATGGGGGGACCGCCCCCTGCGCATCGCCGCCTCTCGCGTCGGCCGCGTCCATCGGCCATAATTCTCCCGGCCGAGCACCATTTACATTTACGAATAAGGAGCAAGACATGAGTCGCGTTCGAGTCCTCGTCGGCACCAAAAAAGGCGCTTTCATCCTCACCTCCGATGCGGCGCGCAAGAAATGGGAGGTCTCCGGGCCGCACTTCGGCGGCTGGGAGATTTATCATTTGAAAGGCTCGACGGTTGATCCGAATCGCATCTATGCTTCGCAGTCCAGCGGCTGGTTCGGTCAGATCATCCAGCGTTCCGACGACGGCGGTAAGACGTGGAACCCGCCCGGCACCAAGCCTGAGGACCTCATGGGGCCAGATGGCATGCCCAAGGGCGGGAGCAACATGTTCGTCTATGACGTGTCACCACAAACCGGCAAGCCGCTCAACACCCACCAGTACTTCGACGGCAATCAGCGTCCCTGGGAGTTCAAGCGCGTCTGGCACATCGAGCCGTCGCTCTCCGATCCGGACACGGCTTACGCGGGCGTCGAGGATGCCGCCATTTTTCGCACGACTGACGGCGGCAAGACCTGGCACGAGCTGTCCGGCCTTCGCGGCCACGGCACCGGCTCGATGTGGCAGCCGGGCGCAGGCGGCATGGGCCTGCACACCATCGTGCAGGACGCGACGAACCCGAATCGCATGCACATCGCCATCTCCGCGGCAGGCGTCTTTCGCACCGACGACGGCGGCAAGACCTGGGCCCCGAAGAATAAGGGGCTGACGTCGCAGTACCTGCCGGACCCAAACGTCGAAGTTGGCTTCTGCGTGCATCGCATCGCCCTGAATGCCAAGCGGCCGAATACGCTGTTCATGCAATTGCACTGGCACGTCTGCCGCAGCGACGACGCCGGCGACACGTGGAAAAAAGTCAGCGGCAATCTCCCCAGCGACTTCGGCTTTCCCGTTGTCGTCCACGCCCACGAGCCGGAGACGGTCTATGTCGTGCCGATCCTCAGCGACTCGCTGCACTACCCGCCCGAGGGCAAGCTGCGCGTCTACCGCAGCCGCGTCGGTGGCAACGAGTGGGAACCGCTCACCAAGGGCCTCCCGCAGAGCGACTGCTACGTGAACATCCTGCGCGGGGCAATGAGCACGGACACGCTCGACCCCTGCGGCATTTACTTCGGAACCACCGGCGGGCAGGTGTATGCGTCGGCGGATTCGGGCGATAATTGGTCGCCCGTGGTTCGCGATTTGCCGGCGGTCTTGTCGGTCGAGGCCCAGGTGCTCGGGTGAATCATTGCGAAATGAAAAACACTGAGCATGTTCATTTAGTCAATACCTGTAGTGCTTCACTCCAAATGAGACAGTTTGCCCATCGGTTATGGTGGTGGTTTCTCCGAGTCCCTTGAGGGGGAAGCAGCTTCGCAGGTTTCCCGTCGGACGCCTTTTCCCTGAGCCTCTTCCCCTCCCGCGGGGGAGGCTTTGCCGGGGAGAGGCAGCGGTGTTGGTCGCACGGAGGAGCGCAATGTCCAATCGCCAGGGACGTCGAAGCTGGAAGCCGGCGGACAAGCTTCGGCATCGCTGCCGGGCGGGCTGGGAAATCCGTTGATTGAAATCGTCTACCGAAATTGCTCGAAGGCAGATCGAGCATGATAGCGGTCCGCGACATCGAAGATCTGGCTCATCCGCTCCAGCAACCGGGCTCGTGTTGGCTGAAGCGAATCCCGAAACAAACACACTCCAGGACAAGAAAAAGCGGCGTCTACGTTTTGGGGCGTATACGCTTTGGGCCCTCGCTGGTGGACCCGCGATAACGAAGATGCTTATGAACCGGCGCGGTTGGGGCCGCTGTTGGGGCCGCTCTTTCGACTGGGTTTGCGGGGCATAGAAAACTCAATCGTCGGCTTTTCCTGAATTGTGTCAGCCAGGCGGCGGCGGTGAGCGGAGAGCAAATCACTTCGAGTGATCATGCCGATGAGCTGCTGCGGTTTCTTTCGGCTGACCACCGGAATACGGCCGATGTTGTGGTTAACCATGTGGTCGGAGGCCTGGCGAAGCGTGCAGTCGCCATAAACGATCAGGGGCGGACGGCGAATCAGCTCTTGAAGTTGCGTGTTCGGAGATAGTGCGGGGTCGAGCAAATCGCGACGGGTCAGCACGCCAACGATTGTGCCCGCGGCATCCACAACCGGAAAACCCTGATGGGATGAGCCTGGTACGCCTGAGGTGATCCAGTCGCGAACCGTGCCCAAGAGATCACTTGCATTTAATGTCACGACCTTTGTCGAGGCAACATCCTGTACCAGCACCTGATCGAAGAAGTCGGCGGAATATTCGTGAGGTACACGAATTCCACGGCGGGCGATCTTCTCGGTCATGATCGTCTGACGCATGAGGAGGTACGATACGAAGTAGGAAGCAGTGCATCCACCGAGGAGCGGCAGAAGTCCCAACGGTTGCAATGTCGTCTCGAATGCAAATACGATTGACGCCAGGAGGGATCTGGAAGCGCCCGCGAACATCGCAGCCATGCCGACCAGCCCGGCGATGCGGTGGTCGATCCCGGCGTGCGGAAAGAGGTGAGCGGCCCAGGCACCCAGAACCGCACCAAAGGCACCGCCGATCGTAAATAGCGGAGCCAGTGTTCCGCCGGAGGTTCCGCTGCCCAGAGAAATTGACCAGGAGATCAGTTTCATCGCACAAAGGCTCAGGAGCACCGCGACGGGCAGATTACCCGATAGAATATCGCTGATGTTCGTATATCCAACGCCAAGGGTGCGCGGTGCGAAGTAACCCACGACACCGACGGCGACGGCGCCGATGGCGGGCCACCACATCCAATGGATAGGCAACCGATCGAATGCATCCTCAATCGCGTAGACCAGCCGGGTCACGAGCACTGACAGAGCGCCGACCACGGCTCCAAGCACGATGTAGGTCGACATTGCCAGTCCACTGGGCTGAGCCAGATCAGGCATGGCAAAGATCGCATGCGAGCCTTCAAAGCTCATTCTGAGAGCTGCCGCAGCACTACTCGCCAATGCAACGGGAATCAGCGAGCGAGGACGGTACTCGAAAAGAAGTAGTTCGATGGCGAGAAGGACGGCTGAGACGGGGCTTCCGAATGTAGCCGACATGCCGGCCGCGGCGCCGGCGGCGAGGAGTATTTTACGTTCGTCGGCCGTGATGCGGAACATTTGCCCGATGAGTGAGCCGAGGGCGCCGCCCGTGGCAATAATAGGTCCTTCAGCCCCGAAAGGGCCTCCGGTGCCGATGGCGATGGCTGCGGAAAGTGGCTTGAGCAGCGTTACTCGCGGGGCGATGCGGCTCTGATTCGTCAAGACCTGTTCCATGGCCTCGGGAATGCCATGACCGCGAATAGCTGCGGAGCCGAAACGAGCCATGAGTCCGACGACGACTGCGCCCATGACCGGGATTGGAATGACCCAAAGCCCCAGGTTGTTGTCGGCCGGCGAAGCAAACGAGGTAGAAAACCGCCCGAAGAACGACACATTCGTGATGAACCCGATCAGGTGAATCAGTAACTGGGCTACGAGGGCTGCGGCGAACGCGATTCCGATACAAAGAGCGGAAATGAACAGCGTTCGTCGATCTACAGTGGTGGTGCGAAGGGGCAATTGCGCTGCTTCCAGCACCCATTCGAGTGAGGGGGAAACCGGCAATCCTTGGGGCGGAGAGGAATGGGTTGGATCGTGGTCAGACCTTGGCATCTTGGCT
Proteins encoded in this region:
- a CDS encoding chloride channel protein, which translates into the protein MPRSDHDPTHSSPPQGLPVSPSLEWVLEAAQLPLRTTTVDRRTLFISALCIGIAFAAALVAQLLIHLIGFITNVSFFGRFSTSFASPADNNLGLWVIPIPVMGAVVVGLMARFGSAAIRGHGIPEAMEQVLTNQSRIAPRVTLLKPLSAAIAIGTGGPFGAEGPIIATGGALGSLIGQMFRITADERKILLAAGAAAGMSATFGSPVSAVLLAIELLLFEYRPRSLIPVALASSAAAALRMSFEGSHAIFAMPDLAQPSGLAMSTYIVLGAVVGALSVLVTRLVYAIEDAFDRLPIHWMWWPAIGAVAVGVVGYFAPRTLGVGYTNISDILSGNLPVAVLLSLCAMKLISWSISLGSGTSGGTLAPLFTIGGAFGAVLGAWAAHLFPHAGIDHRIAGLVGMAAMFAGASRSLLASIVFAFETTLQPLGLLPLLGGCTASYFVSYLLMRQTIMTEKIARRGIRVPHEYSADFFDQVLVQDVASTKVVTLNASDLLGTVRDWITSGVPGSSHQGFPVVDAAGTIVGVLTRRDLLDPALSPNTQLQELIRRPPLIVYGDCTLRQASDHMVNHNIGRIPVVSRKKPQQLIGMITRSDLLSAHRRRLADTIQEKPTIEFSMPRKPSRKSGPNSGPNRAGS
- a CDS encoding exo-alpha-sialidase; translation: MSRVRVLVGTKKGAFILTSDAARKKWEVSGPHFGGWEIYHLKGSTVDPNRIYASQSSGWFGQIIQRSDDGGKTWNPPGTKPEDLMGPDGMPKGGSNMFVYDVSPQTGKPLNTHQYFDGNQRPWEFKRVWHIEPSLSDPDTAYAGVEDAAIFRTTDGGKTWHELSGLRGHGTGSMWQPGAGGMGLHTIVQDATNPNRMHIAISAAGVFRTDDGGKTWAPKNKGLTSQYLPDPNVEVGFCVHRIALNAKRPNTLFMQLHWHVCRSDDAGDTWKKVSGNLPSDFGFPVVVHAHEPETVYVVPILSDSLHYPPEGKLRVYRSRVGGNEWEPLTKGLPQSDCYVNILRGAMSTDTLDPCGIYFGTTGGQVYASADSGDNWSPVVRDLPAVLSVEAQVLG
- a CDS encoding serine/threonine protein kinase; protein product: MRTRFHEKVQAIVIAATQLPREEQAAYIARAAGGDERIRAEAQSLMPYFSPDEIADPKSPCGPAFTGGTTTFRDEFGSPIDEADEAMKSLRYIDQYRVECVLGRGGMGVVYRGKHVTSGRTVAIKVLRASLSEAADRRRFAFEAEIMRRLHHPGIASMIHANMTESAFHARPYFVMEYVRGVPLTDYARERGLSSRERLALMTRVCEVVEYAHERGIIHLDLKPSNILVDDEGRPKILDFGISQVMSIPLPFLREEGGPVACTPRYASPEQLSGRPSALTPRCDVYALGMIAYELLTGQLPSYEAGRILLKLYDLQLSDLPDADVNRTREFRYYIGCILARSLHRTVSRRYLSAGVLGADLEALGECFVRVSKWAALTKWLTPGSWRSAKSPVDRWQRSSVADPLYAVLRMRLAASMESISMDQRGEQLFVD
- a CDS encoding nucleotide sugar dehydrogenase, whose amino-acid sequence is MGMGYVGLPLARTFGNSGFTCIGFDVDPNKVRMLNAGKSYIKHIPDAMIAGLRKAGRFRATADFRELSKPDAIIICVPTPLSKTRDPDMTYVESTAHAIAKELRKGQLVILESTTYPGTTRELVMPILEKGSGLKAGRDFFLAFSPEREDPGRKDYSTETIPKVVGGLNPTSRKLAVALYSGAIRAVVPVGSCEVAEAAKILENVYRCVNIAMVNELKTLFDKMGIDVWEVINAAKTKPFGFSAFYPGPGLGGHCIPIDPFYLTWKARQYGESTRFIELAGEINTRMPEYVISRLMNAMNDHGKALKGSKILVLGLAYKKDVDDIRESPSIELIHLLWKHGAKVDYNDPHVPKTHKGREHDLGMKSVPLTAAQLKKYDAVIISTDHSAYDYAMIVKNSKLVIDTRNATVNVRQGRAKIVKA
- a CDS encoding sigma-70 family RNA polymerase sigma factor, with the translated sequence MQGDGRGMKDLIPEVYDELRQAAAHFFRRQPAGFTLQPTELVNEACIHLMRHAPDQWNDAHHFRAIATKKVWQVVVDHIKARESQKRGGAGILIKKNTPDEAAPSEAKADVEDESQTDEPAKGRWKRIPLEDVSIDWQNQTIDLLDLAQAVEELGVEGSRLREVVMLHWFGGMKYADVATILGVSASTVEKDFRYALAWLGRRLSGDSQGANPVS